From the genome of Sphingobacterium kitahiroshimense, one region includes:
- a CDS encoding N-6 DNA methylase — MGFSKKQHLQLNIDALRIAFKLEKEKRQATVGERLLMMLYSGFGGLKFVLNPIENEIDINNWRKTEHDLFPLTQELHTLLKENSEDDKQYRRYVDSMKSSVLTAFYTPPQVIDAISATLRDNGLNIDKLLEPSAGIGSFIQSFSENQKANVTAYEKDLLTGKILKQLYPESNIRISGFEEIPEKEQNSYDIIASNIPFGDTSVFDLSYSRSKDTAKVQAARSIHNYFFLKGADMLREGGLLAYITSQGILNSPKNEPIRRALMQDNNLVSVIRLPNNLFTDYAGTEVGSDLIILQKNTAKQGLTEREDLFCQSRQTEYNTPGNSLFQDSTRIVHTDRKLDTDPYGQPALIYTHKDGVNGIAKDLKQMLTDDFGKHLNLSLYKGERNDEPVIQIPIEPTVTPPVIEPVTIQPEIQSLSVPIINRESPQELKQLSIFDLFENVDEPVMVAAPPKRTTQAKRQSTNKRRGAIGRQPDLFSSAMQQPYTPTVTNRATNGNTSTNGKKQEAIGDLFSQINGNGQADKPVIPEPAPYSGELQSYHRNDCLVVDNGWVGHLQDVDTSDGTAVFHPLHLPTLQKARAEAYIAVRDVYQDLYNKEAKFQTEYKEERETLNLLYDAFTKRYSNLNSADNIKLIKTDSSGKEIPYLERVVGGVVHKADIFSRPVSFSTLTIATDNPEEALAASLNKYGSVDLDYMSEISGMTDDALKEALHGRIYYNPLQKEYEISERWIAGNVVEKAQEVKAYLERNPDDREAKASLIVLEEARPRRIEFEELDFNLGERWIPTGIYARFASHLFDTDVLVHYSESSDDFSVKCDRKNLHIWEKYAVKAESRTFDGIALLKHALVNTTPDITKKITVDDQEVKVRDMEAIQMANTKIDEIRTAFTYWLHAQNDEFTNRLTYQYNDTFNCFVRPNYDGSHQDFPGLDRKALGIEDLYSSQKDTVWMIKLNNGAICDHEVGAGKTLVMCTAAQEMKRLGLAHKPMIIGLKSNVHEIAEAYRTAYPHAKILFPGKEDFTPQKRLRIFGDIKNNEWDAVILTHDQFGMIPQSPEIQKEILEIELDSVDRNLDALQSQGKEVTRGMLAGVIKRKENLEVKLKTLQHDIENRKDDVVDFKMMGIDHLFVDESHQFKNLMFNTRHTRVAGLGNVDGSQKALNLLFAIRTIQERTNADMGATFLSGTTISNSLTELYLLFKYLRPRALEKQGIHSFDAWAAIYARKTTDYEFSVANNIVAKERFRYFIKVPELAQFYSEITDYRTAKDIGIDRPNKNEVLYNIPPTPDQEEFIKSLMEFAKTGKGELLGRAPLSPSEEKAKMLIATDYARKMSLDMRMVSGAYDDHPDNKASHCAANIAKYYNQYNAQKGTQFVFSDLGTYKPGEWNVYSEIKRKLVEDHGIPTNEVRFIQEAKNDKKRQEIIKGMNEGKIRVLFGSTSMLGTGVNAQKRAVGVHHLDTPWRPSDLAQRDGRAVRKGNEIAKFFADNKVDVIIYAVEKSLDSYKFNLLYNKQLFIDQLKNNNLGKRTIDEGSMDEKSGMNFSEYVAILSGNTDLLDKAKLEKQIAGLESEKQAFNRSKFSAKYKLQDFTELLEGAQSRFNRMSLDWENLQGRLQKHSDGTIANSVQLDGLPPNGDMKQIGAKLNQLADKARTGGQYEEIGSLYGFTLLVKTEMSEKEGVDIKVNRFWVQGEGNIKYTYNNGLIAKDEKLAAMNFLNALEKLPGYIEQEQKKIAEIQKDLPILQEVVNGTWSKESRLSELKTELAGLERKILLSITITPEPKEEPAEQTEKQQETPSISETFVQTKGIHLPRGVL; from the coding sequence ATGGGCTTCAGTAAGAAGCAACATCTCCAACTGAATATTGATGCCCTGCGAATTGCTTTTAAACTGGAAAAGGAGAAACGACAAGCCACCGTAGGCGAAAGACTGCTAATGATGCTATACAGCGGATTTGGCGGTCTTAAATTCGTGTTGAACCCCATAGAAAATGAAATAGACATCAATAATTGGAGAAAAACTGAACACGACCTGTTTCCGCTCACGCAGGAACTCCACACACTACTCAAAGAAAATTCCGAAGACGATAAGCAATACCGCAGGTATGTGGACAGTATGAAAAGCTCTGTACTTACGGCTTTTTATACACCGCCACAGGTCATAGATGCGATTTCCGCAACCTTGCGTGATAACGGTCTGAACATTGATAAACTCCTCGAACCCTCCGCAGGTATCGGCTCATTCATTCAATCCTTTTCGGAAAACCAAAAAGCCAACGTTACCGCTTATGAGAAGGATTTGCTGACAGGCAAAATTTTGAAACAGCTCTATCCCGAAAGCAATATCCGTATAAGTGGTTTTGAGGAAATCCCCGAAAAAGAACAAAATAGCTATGATATAATCGCCAGTAATATTCCCTTTGGCGATACTTCCGTATTCGACCTTTCTTATTCCCGAAGCAAAGACACGGCAAAAGTGCAGGCTGCCCGAAGCATACACAATTACTTCTTTCTAAAAGGTGCTGATATGCTCCGTGAGGGCGGTTTGTTGGCTTACATTACTTCGCAGGGTATTCTCAATAGTCCCAAGAACGAACCCATACGCAGGGCGTTGATGCAGGATAACAATCTCGTTTCAGTTATTCGCCTGCCCAACAACTTGTTTACAGATTATGCAGGTACGGAAGTTGGCAGTGATTTGATTATCCTGCAAAAGAACACAGCAAAACAAGGTCTGACCGAAAGGGAAGATCTGTTTTGCCAAAGCAGGCAAACAGAATACAATACTCCGGGCAATTCGCTCTTTCAGGACAGCACAAGAATTGTGCATACCGACCGCAAATTAGATACCGACCCTTACGGACAACCTGCACTCATCTATACTCATAAAGACGGCGTTAACGGAATTGCCAAAGACCTCAAACAAATGCTTACGGATGATTTTGGAAAGCACCTGAATTTGAGTTTATATAAAGGCGAACGAAACGATGAGCCTGTAATACAAATTCCGATTGAACCAACGGTTACACCTCCGGTTATCGAACCTGTAACCATTCAACCGGAAATACAATCTTTATCTGTTCCTATAATCAATCGGGAAAGTCCGCAGGAATTAAAGCAACTAAGCATTTTCGACTTGTTTGAAAATGTGGACGAGCCTGTAATGGTTGCTGCTCCACCCAAAAGAACGACACAAGCTAAAAGGCAAAGCACCAACAAAAGAAGAGGTGCAATAGGTCGCCAACCTGACCTGTTCAGCAGTGCGATGCAGCAACCTTATACGCCCACTGTTACTAATAGAGCCACCAATGGAAATACATCTACCAATGGCAAAAAACAGGAAGCCATCGGCGACCTGTTTTCACAAATAAACGGGAATGGCCAAGCTGATAAGCCAGTCATTCCCGAACCTGCTCCTTATAGTGGCGAACTGCAATCGTACCACCGTAACGATTGTCTTGTTGTGGATAACGGCTGGGTCGGTCATCTGCAAGATGTAGATACATCAGACGGTACGGCAGTTTTCCACCCTTTGCATTTACCGACCTTACAGAAAGCAAGAGCCGAAGCGTACATTGCTGTACGTGATGTTTACCAAGACCTTTACAATAAAGAGGCAAAGTTTCAGACCGAATACAAGGAAGAACGGGAAACCCTGAACCTCCTTTACGATGCCTTTACCAAACGGTACAGCAACCTCAATAGTGCCGATAATATCAAGCTCATCAAAACGGATAGCTCCGGTAAGGAAATCCCTTATTTGGAACGTGTCGTTGGTGGCGTGGTACACAAAGCGGATATATTCAGCCGTCCTGTAAGTTTCTCCACCTTAACAATAGCAACGGACAATCCCGAAGAAGCGTTAGCGGCTTCGCTGAACAAATACGGAAGCGTGGATTTGGACTATATGTCCGAAATCAGCGGTATGACGGACGATGCTTTAAAAGAAGCATTGCACGGTCGTATTTACTACAATCCTCTGCAAAAGGAATACGAAATATCCGAACGCTGGATTGCAGGGAACGTAGTAGAGAAAGCCCAAGAGGTCAAAGCGTATCTCGAACGCAATCCCGATGACAGAGAAGCCAAAGCAAGCCTTATCGTTTTGGAGGAAGCCCGACCAAGACGTATCGAATTTGAGGAACTAGATTTTAATTTGGGCGAACGCTGGATACCCACAGGCATTTATGCCCGATTTGCTTCACATCTTTTTGATACAGATGTACTCGTTCATTACTCTGAAAGCTCCGATGACTTTTCCGTAAAGTGCGACCGTAAGAATTTGCATATATGGGAAAAATACGCTGTCAAAGCTGAAAGCCGGACGTTTGACGGGATTGCCCTGCTCAAACACGCCCTTGTCAATACCACGCCTGATATTACCAAAAAAATTACGGTTGACGACCAGGAGGTCAAGGTACGGGATATGGAAGCCATACAAATGGCGAATACAAAAATTGATGAAATCCGCACCGCCTTTACCTATTGGCTTCACGCCCAAAACGATGAGTTTACAAACAGGCTGACCTACCAATACAACGATACGTTTAACTGCTTCGTTCGACCGAACTATGACGGAAGCCATCAGGACTTTCCGGGATTAGACCGTAAGGCATTGGGCATTGAAGACCTGTATTCAAGCCAAAAGGACACGGTTTGGATGATAAAGCTGAACAACGGTGCTATCTGCGACCATGAAGTAGGTGCAGGAAAAACGTTGGTAATGTGTACGGCAGCACAGGAAATGAAGCGTTTGGGATTGGCACACAAACCGATGATTATTGGGCTGAAAAGTAATGTTCACGAAATTGCCGAAGCTTATCGTACCGCTTACCCTCACGCAAAAATCCTGTTTCCGGGCAAAGAAGATTTTACTCCCCAAAAACGCCTGCGGATTTTTGGGGATATTAAGAATAACGAATGGGATGCTGTCATCTTAACGCACGACCAATTCGGAATGATACCGCAATCGCCCGAAATACAAAAGGAAATACTCGAAATCGAATTAGACAGTGTAGATCGTAACCTCGATGCACTGCAATCGCAAGGCAAGGAAGTTACCAGAGGGATGCTTGCCGGAGTAATTAAGCGGAAAGAAAATCTCGAAGTGAAGCTCAAAACCCTGCAACACGATATTGAAAACCGCAAAGATGATGTGGTGGATTTTAAGATGATGGGCATTGACCATTTGTTCGTGGATGAAAGTCATCAATTCAAAAACCTGATGTTCAACACAAGGCATACAAGGGTAGCCGGATTAGGCAATGTGGACGGAAGCCAAAAGGCATTGAACCTGCTGTTTGCTATCCGTACCATTCAGGAACGAACAAATGCGGATATGGGAGCTACCTTTTTGTCAGGTACAACTATCAGTAATTCGCTTACCGAACTATATCTGCTGTTCAAATACCTGCGACCACGGGCATTGGAAAAACAGGGCATCCATTCTTTTGATGCGTGGGCGGCTATCTATGCAAGGAAAACAACCGATTATGAATTTTCGGTTGCCAATAATATTGTAGCAAAAGAACGTTTCCGCTACTTTATCAAAGTGCCGGAGCTTGCACAGTTCTACTCCGAAATTACGGATTACCGAACGGCAAAGGATATAGGTATTGACCGCCCTAATAAAAACGAGGTATTGTATAACATACCACCTACTCCCGACCAAGAAGAATTTATCAAAAGCCTGATGGAATTTGCAAAAACAGGCAAAGGAGAACTACTCGGAAGAGCACCTTTATCTCCATCGGAAGAAAAAGCAAAGATGCTTATCGCCACAGATTACGCCCGGAAGATGTCGCTTGATATGCGAATGGTAAGCGGTGCGTATGATGACCACCCCGATAACAAGGCTTCGCATTGTGCGGCAAACATTGCCAAGTATTACAACCAATACAACGCACAGAAAGGAACGCAGTTCGTTTTCTCCGATTTGGGAACCTACAAGCCGGGCGAATGGAATGTGTACTCCGAAATCAAACGTAAGCTCGTGGAAGACCACGGCATACCTACAAATGAAGTCCGCTTTATTCAGGAGGCGAAAAATGATAAGAAACGTCAGGAAATTATCAAAGGAATGAACGAGGGTAAAATCCGTGTGCTGTTTGGTTCTACAAGTATGTTGGGTACAGGGGTAAACGCACAGAAAAGAGCCGTTGGCGTTCATCATCTCGATACACCGTGGCGACCAAGCGACCTTGCCCAACGTGACGGTAGGGCTGTCCGAAAAGGTAATGAAATTGCCAAATTCTTTGCCGATAACAAAGTAGATGTGATTATCTATGCTGTTGAAAAATCATTGGATAGTTACAAGTTTAACCTGCTTTATAATAAACAGCTATTTATAGACCAACTAAAAAATAACAATCTCGGCAAACGAACGATTGACGAGGGCAGTATGGACGAAAAATCGGGAATGAACTTTTCGGAATACGTGGCTATCCTATCAGGGAATACAGACCTGTTGGATAAAGCCAAGTTAGAAAAACAGATTGCCGGACTGGAAAGCGAAAAACAGGCGTTCAACCGTTCTAAATTCAGCGCCAAATACAAACTGCAAGACTTTACGGAATTGCTGGAAGGTGCGCAGTCCCGTTTTAACCGAATGAGCCTTGATTGGGAAAATCTTCAAGGGCGCTTACAAAAGCATTCAGACGGTACAATCGCAAATTCTGTGCAGTTGGACGGTTTACCACCCAATGGGGATATGAAACAAATCGGTGCAAAGCTCAACCAGCTTGCGGACAAAGCCCGTACCGGAGGTCAGTACGAAGAAATAGGAAGCCTGTACGGTTTTACCTTATTGGTCAAAACCGAAATGTCTGAAAAAGAGGGCGTGGATATAAAGGTAAACCGTTTTTGGGTACAAGGAGAGGGCAATATCAAATATACCTACAACAACGGTCTAATCGCCAAAGATGAAAAGCTGGCGGCTATGAACTTCCTTAATGCACTGGAGAAATTGCCCGGCTATATCGAGCAGGAGCAAAAGAAAATTGCGGAGATACAAAAAGACCTGCCAATTCTTCAGGAAGTGGTAAACGGTACGTGGTCTAAAGAAAGTCGATTAAGCGAACTCAAAACGGAACTGGCTGGCCTAGAACGGAAGATACTGTTATCTATCACTATCACGCCTGAGCCTAAAGAAGAACCTGCTGAACAGACCGAAAAACAGCAAGAAACTCCAAGTATTTCGGAAACCTTTGTACAAACAAAAGGTATTCATTTACCTCGTGGTGTATTGTAA
- a CDS encoding RteC domain-containing protein — translation MDKFYNETLYKLEVEIKELEIETACPIQRIEKVIPIIILCLSEVKEYVLKNGFKNIDKEIHFFKNQKPVIVSKLIYYNAIYKIETKKPNDAKAVRKYLKEELGKLKKYFDNNLEFYKYHRTNNSFIDEKLFVRGKHDIKLSLDTIYFETDHRFSTSHDYKVAKVIANDLIQLYLEDQLSNNSKKKNNSSTLNWTGNKTALTELIYALYSQGVFGNADIKVIAKTFESTFNINLGDFYHTFMEIKSRKINRTKFLDSLRDALIKKMDEQDEK, via the coding sequence ATGGATAAATTTTACAATGAAACGCTATATAAGCTGGAAGTAGAAATCAAGGAATTAGAGATTGAAACTGCTTGTCCAATACAACGGATTGAAAAGGTTATACCCATCATCATACTATGCCTTTCCGAAGTAAAAGAATATGTTTTAAAAAACGGATTTAAAAATATTGATAAGGAAATCCATTTTTTCAAAAACCAGAAACCGGTTATTGTTTCAAAACTCATTTACTATAATGCCATTTATAAAATTGAAACAAAGAAACCTAATGATGCAAAGGCTGTCAGGAAATACCTCAAGGAAGAATTAGGAAAACTCAAAAAGTATTTTGACAACAATCTCGAATTTTATAAATACCATCGGACAAACAATTCGTTTATTGACGAAAAGCTGTTTGTTCGAGGGAAACACGATATAAAATTGAGTTTGGATACTATTTATTTTGAAACGGACCATAGATTTTCTACCTCACACGATTATAAAGTGGCAAAGGTTATTGCCAATGACCTAATACAACTCTATCTCGAAGATCAGTTAAGCAATAATAGTAAGAAAAAAAATAACAGTTCCACTCTTAATTGGACAGGTAACAAAACAGCATTAACCGAATTAATTTACGCACTATATTCACAAGGTGTATTTGGTAATGCAGACATAAAAGTCATCGCCAAAACATTTGAAAGCACATTCAATATTAATTTAGGAGACTTCTATCATACGTTTATGGAAATTAAATCTCGGAAAATAAACCGAACTAAATTCCTTGACAGCTTGCGTGATGCCCTGATTAAGAAAATGGACGAGCAGGACGAGAAGTAA
- a CDS encoding ferredoxin--NADP reductase, translating to MNDKTLLYIQDIVQETADTITIHFTQPEQQLSYLSGQFLTLISEIEGKEERRSYSLCSSPYIDKNLSVTVKRVKGGKMSNHLSNNVKAGDTIAALPPMGNFKFKPENNQRHIVLVGGGSGITPLFSIIKSALIKEPESMVSLIYVNSNRENTIFYHQLEQWSSKFSSRFRIVYYWSDVIKNEQLKSGFLSRLFKRVNGNAHRINAMRLKTILTDLQLKNDTNTEFYICGPQELMEMATGTIQKTGFSKEVVHKESFYTATKTTHKPAEAQQEYQIKILLKGKEHEVNIPAGKSILFAGLESGLDMPYSCQSGNCISCAGRCLSGKVEMLVTEGLTEEQIKDGYVLTCVGYPKSDDVVIEFNRII from the coding sequence ATGAACGATAAAACCTTATTATATATTCAGGATATTGTGCAGGAAACTGCGGATACCATAACGATACACTTTACCCAGCCAGAACAGCAATTGAGCTATCTATCAGGGCAATTTTTAACTCTTATTTCTGAAATTGAAGGAAAGGAAGAAAGACGTTCATACTCGCTCTGTTCTTCGCCATATATAGATAAAAACTTGTCTGTAACGGTAAAAAGAGTAAAAGGAGGGAAAATGTCAAATCATCTCAGCAATAATGTCAAGGCTGGAGATACGATAGCTGCATTGCCACCTATGGGTAATTTTAAATTTAAACCCGAAAATAACCAACGTCATATTGTGCTTGTTGGAGGTGGAAGTGGAATTACTCCTTTGTTTTCTATTATCAAGTCGGCTCTTATAAAAGAGCCTGAGTCAATGGTATCTTTGATATATGTAAATTCAAACAGAGAAAATACTATCTTTTATCATCAGCTTGAACAATGGTCTTCCAAGTTTTCATCACGTTTCCGTATCGTCTATTATTGGAGCGATGTTATAAAGAATGAACAGCTGAAATCAGGTTTTTTGTCAAGACTTTTTAAAAGGGTAAATGGAAATGCCCATAGAATAAATGCTATGCGACTGAAAACAATTCTTACTGATTTACAACTTAAAAATGACACAAACACCGAGTTTTATATTTGTGGCCCGCAGGAACTGATGGAAATGGCAACAGGCACTATACAAAAAACAGGGTTTTCTAAAGAAGTTGTTCATAAAGAAAGTTTTTACACTGCCACAAAAACAACGCATAAACCAGCTGAAGCGCAACAAGAATATCAAATAAAAATACTTTTAAAAGGTAAAGAACACGAAGTAAATATACCAGCGGGTAAGTCTATTTTATTTGCAGGACTTGAATCAGGACTTGATATGCCTTATTCCTGTCAAAGTGGAAATTGCATAAGCTGTGCTGGCAGATGCCTGTCAGGAAAAGTAGAAATGTTAGTAACCGAAGGACTTACGGAAGAGCAAATTAAAGACGGATATGTGCTTACTTGTGTAGGATATCCCAAATCTGATGATGTGGTAATCGAATTTAATAGGATAATTTAA
- a CDS encoding DUF4405 domain-containing protein: MKLNRNYITPFISLVFLVVGLSGLLMFFHLFDGYTEVVHEFLGVFFVVCAVFHIILNWKALRIHFKKGVFIPTALAVIVVSVLFIVQQHFNPKVDTILLDRIIKAPINDAFKALGVDYSEAVKRLDTKGISVEGATTIEAIWINNSADPEEVIDLIVE; this comes from the coding sequence ATGAAACTGAACAGAAATTATATTACCCCTTTTATTTCCTTGGTTTTTCTTGTTGTGGGACTTTCGGGGTTACTGATGTTTTTCCATTTGTTTGACGGCTATACCGAAGTTGTCCACGAGTTCCTTGGTGTTTTTTTTGTTGTTTGTGCCGTTTTCCATATCATACTTAATTGGAAAGCATTAAGGATTCATTTCAAAAAGGGTGTCTTCATTCCTACGGCATTAGCTGTTATAGTCGTATCTGTACTATTCATCGTTCAGCAACATTTCAATCCGAAAGTGGATACCATACTTTTGGATAGAATAATAAAAGCACCTATCAATGATGCTTTTAAGGCGTTGGGGGTTGATTATTCCGAAGCCGTAAAAAGATTAGATACAAAAGGAATATCAGTTGAAGGAGCTACAACAATAGAAGCTATTTGGATTAACAATAGTGCTGACCCTGAAGAAGTGATTGATTTAATTGTTGAATAA
- a CDS encoding NAD(P)H-dependent oxidoreductase → MRVAIVFNHPYEGSYNNAILDAVTKGLKNADHEVDLMHLDNDGFNPVMSKADLKAFVEHKPIDPQVIDYSERLKKADHLIFIFPIWWDLMPAMTKGFIDRVLSPGIVYDHHPRGFGLVPLLKNLKSVTIITTMNKPKIMYSLLIGNLIRKAMLKSVFKTMGYKNLNWISFASVKSVSQKKRSNWLINLENRFSKFN, encoded by the coding sequence ATGAGAGTAGCAATAGTATTTAATCATCCTTACGAGGGAAGTTATAACAATGCCATATTAGATGCCGTAACAAAAGGGCTAAAAAATGCAGATCACGAAGTTGACCTGATGCATCTTGACAATGACGGATTTAATCCTGTAATGTCAAAGGCCGATTTAAAAGCCTTTGTAGAACACAAACCCATTGACCCGCAGGTAATAGATTACAGCGAACGTCTAAAAAAGGCAGACCATCTGATTTTTATCTTTCCTATTTGGTGGGATTTAATGCCTGCAATGACAAAAGGATTTATTGACCGTGTTTTAAGTCCCGGAATTGTATATGACCATCATCCAAGAGGTTTTGGATTAGTCCCACTTTTGAAAAACCTAAAAAGCGTGACTATCATCACTACAATGAATAAACCCAAAATAATGTATTCCCTGCTTATTGGAAATTTAATCAGGAAAGCAATGCTAAAAAGTGTTTTTAAAACTATGGGTTACAAAAATCTTAATTGGATAAGCTTTGCTTCAGTAAAATCAGTAAGTCAGAAAAAGAGAAGCAATTGGCTGATTAACCTTGAAAACAGATTTTCAAAATTCAACTAA
- a CDS encoding helix-turn-helix domain-containing protein — translation MGAFVHLKTVSDLFKLFYSNKNIQHPLVAVVDFSKVDEHIRDDTRISAGFYSMMFKNYSKNNIKYGRKVVDFQDGNLICMAPNQIIEMDNDVEVSENMLGWGLFFHPDLIRTTSLGHKIKGYNFFSYEISEGLHLSEKEKQILYDCVLKIQTELKENIDEHSQNIIVSTLELLLNYCSRFYGRQFITRKTVNHDLLTRMEQLLNTYFEQEEALQRGLPTVEYLAGELNLSPRYLGDLLRSLTGHNAQQHIHEKLIEKAKDYLTETHLSVSEIAYQLGFEHPQSFSKLFKAKTQLSPLEFKQSFN, via the coding sequence ATGGGTGCATTTGTCCATTTAAAAACTGTTTCGGATTTATTCAAATTATTTTATTCGAATAAAAACATCCAGCACCCTTTGGTTGCTGTTGTAGATTTCAGCAAGGTAGATGAACATATACGTGATGACACAAGGATTTCAGCTGGTTTTTATTCGATGATGTTCAAAAACTATTCTAAAAACAATATCAAATATGGTCGCAAGGTTGTTGATTTTCAGGATGGAAATTTGATTTGTATGGCACCAAATCAAATCATTGAAATGGATAATGATGTTGAGGTGTCAGAGAATATGTTAGGGTGGGGTTTGTTCTTTCACCCTGACTTGATAAGAACTACTTCTTTGGGACATAAAATAAAAGGGTATAACTTCTTTTCTTATGAAATATCCGAAGGCCTTCATCTATCGGAAAAGGAAAAGCAGATTTTATACGATTGTGTGTTAAAAATCCAAACGGAATTAAAGGAAAACATAGATGAGCACAGTCAAAACATAATAGTATCAACCCTTGAATTGTTGTTAAACTATTGTTCGAGATTTTACGGACGACAATTCATTACAAGAAAAACCGTGAACCACGATTTGCTTACACGGATGGAACAGTTATTAAATACGTATTTTGAACAAGAAGAAGCCTTACAAAGGGGATTGCCAACAGTTGAGTATCTGGCAGGGGAGCTAAATCTTTCCCCTCGTTATTTAGGTGACCTACTTCGGTCACTCACAGGACATAATGCACAACAACACATTCACGAAAAATTAATTGAAAAAGCAAAAGATTATTTAACAGAAACCCATTTATCGGTATCGGAAATTGCTTATCAATTAGGATTTGAACATCCGCAATCCTTTAGCAAACTATTTAAAGCAAAAACACAGCTCTCACCTTTGGAATTTAAACAATCGTTTAATTGA
- a CDS encoding SDR family oxidoreductase, whose protein sequence is MQKTIFITGASAGLGKATAKLFQSKGWNVIATMRNPERETELTTLHNVWVTHLDVLDLESIKKAVNLGIQSFGKIDVLLNNAGYGAYGTLESFTRERIIRQFNTNVIGLLDVTKALLPHFRQNKDGVIINISSIGGKMAFPLGSLYHGTKFAVEGISEALNYEVEQFGGKVKIIEPGAIATDFASRSLDFSNDETMAEYQPLVGKVLEGMPALYKNASSGTLIANAIYEAATDNKNQLRYIAGEDAKMFIANRQQIDDEIFIGGVKSQFGL, encoded by the coding sequence ATGCAAAAAACAATTTTCATTACAGGAGCTTCCGCAGGTTTGGGAAAAGCAACTGCCAAGCTGTTTCAGTCAAAAGGTTGGAATGTCATCGCTACTATGCGAAATCCTGAAAGAGAAACAGAGCTAACTACATTACACAATGTTTGGGTTACCCACCTCGATGTACTGGATTTGGAGTCCATCAAAAAAGCAGTAAACCTAGGTATCCAAAGTTTTGGGAAAATTGATGTGTTGCTTAACAATGCTGGTTATGGTGCTTACGGAACATTGGAATCTTTCACAAGGGAAAGAATCATTCGTCAATTTAACACTAATGTAATTGGGCTGTTGGATGTTACCAAAGCATTACTTCCGCACTTTCGCCAGAACAAAGATGGCGTTATCATTAATATTTCCTCTATCGGAGGTAAAATGGCATTTCCATTAGGCTCTTTATATCATGGAACTAAATTTGCTGTTGAAGGTATTTCGGAAGCTTTGAACTATGAGGTGGAACAATTTGGCGGAAAAGTAAAAATCATTGAACCTGGCGCCATTGCCACCGACTTTGCAAGCCGTTCATTAGATTTTTCAAATGACGAAACGATGGCAGAATATCAACCATTAGTTGGTAAAGTATTGGAAGGAATGCCCGCCTTATATAAAAATGCGTCATCAGGGACTTTGATTGCCAATGCAATTTATGAAGCAGCTACCGATAACAAAAATCAATTGAGATATATTGCGGGGGAAGACGCTAAAATGTTTATAGCAAACCGTCAACAAATAGATGATGAAATTTTTATTGGAGGAGTAAAATCACAATTCGGATTGTAA
- a CDS encoding Crp/Fnr family transcriptional regulator: MTSNWDKFDHLFKRQEVPAKTILLQEGEISRTMFFIEKGCLRTWVNNDGREITTQFFFEGDKVSSIESFRTNQLSLYSIESLEPCILQTISQQDFQNVLENLPEIKEEMQEHLFRRLLQSQKIFYSYLKNTPQQRYQELIEEYPHIIQRIPQHYIASYLGITSVSLSRIRNRR; encoded by the coding sequence ATGACTAGCAATTGGGATAAATTCGACCATCTTTTTAAACGACAGGAAGTTCCTGCCAAAACAATCCTTTTACAGGAAGGAGAAATTTCGAGAACAATGTTCTTTATCGAGAAAGGCTGTTTGCGGACCTGGGTAAATAATGACGGTAGAGAAATTACTACTCAATTTTTCTTTGAAGGCGACAAGGTTTCTTCTATTGAAAGTTTTAGAACAAATCAACTGAGTTTATACAGCATTGAAAGTTTAGAACCTTGTATTTTACAGACGATTTCGCAACAAGACTTTCAAAACGTGTTAGAAAATTTGCCAGAAATCAAAGAAGAGATGCAGGAACATTTATTCAGACGACTTTTGCAATCTCAAAAAATTTTCTATTCCTATCTTAAAAATACGCCTCAACAACGCTACCAAGAGCTTATTGAAGAATATCCCCATATTATCCAGCGTATTCCGCAACATTATATCGCGTCCTATTTAGGCATCACTTCTGTTTCATTAAGCCGAATACGAAACAGGCGATAA